One genomic segment of Caldimonas brevitalea includes these proteins:
- the icmH gene encoding type IVB secretion system protein IcmH/DotU: MNPNATTPPSLFAQGGAPVMARSGSPLEARTLLDLMYDGFYMLFLLKNKHAPLDAELFREKVKDFLKEFERGADRLKAPSEDVYLAKYAFCALVDEAVLMSQFKVRDAWERQPLQLQFFGEQLAGENFFERLEELRRQGAARVQTLEVFHMCLLLGFQGKYLLEGTEKLNYLTARLGDEISHLKGQRAGFAPHWAPPDQVRHTLKNEVPLWVIGSVFALLGLVAFLGLRWSLGSSTRSELSAYQDLIKLPPKAAHLTITLP, translated from the coding sequence ATGAACCCGAACGCCACCACTCCGCCGTCGCTGTTCGCGCAAGGCGGTGCGCCTGTCATGGCCCGCAGCGGCTCGCCGCTCGAGGCTCGCACGCTGCTCGACCTGATGTACGACGGCTTCTACATGTTGTTCCTGCTGAAGAACAAACATGCGCCGCTCGACGCCGAGCTGTTCCGCGAGAAGGTCAAGGACTTCCTGAAGGAATTCGAGCGTGGTGCCGACCGGCTCAAGGCGCCGAGCGAAGACGTCTATCTCGCCAAGTACGCCTTTTGCGCGCTGGTCGACGAGGCGGTGTTGATGTCGCAGTTCAAGGTGCGCGATGCCTGGGAGCGGCAACCGCTGCAACTGCAGTTCTTCGGTGAGCAACTGGCCGGCGAGAACTTCTTCGAGCGCCTCGAAGAGCTGCGCCGCCAGGGCGCTGCACGCGTGCAGACGCTCGAGGTGTTCCACATGTGTTTGCTGCTGGGCTTCCAGGGCAAGTATCTGCTCGAAGGCACCGAGAAGCTCAACTACCTGACGGCCCGCCTCGGCGACGAGATTTCGCACCTGAAGGGTCAGCGCGCCGGCTTCGCGCCGCATTGGGCGCCGCCCGACCAGGTGAGGCACACGCTGAAGAACGAAGTCCCGTTGTGGGTGATCGGGTCGGTGTTTGCGCTGCTGGGCCTGGTGGCCTTCCTGGGGCTGCGCTGGTCGCTCGGCAGCAGCACGCGCAGCGAGCTGTCGGCTTACCAGGACTTGATCAAGCTGCCGCCCAAGGCGGCCCACTTGACCATCACGTTGCCTTGA
- a CDS encoding PAAR domain-containing protein — translation MAKPFIVLGDKTSHGGTVIEASGASDTHGKRLARVGDKVTCPKKGHGGTTVIVTGDPTMLVDGQPAARHGDKTACGATLIASQSNSTDI, via the coding sequence ATGGCAAAACCTTTCATCGTCCTTGGGGACAAGACCAGCCATGGGGGCACCGTGATCGAGGCCTCCGGCGCGAGCGACACGCACGGCAAGCGGCTGGCGCGGGTCGGCGACAAGGTGACCTGCCCGAAGAAGGGCCATGGCGGCACCACCGTCATCGTCACCGGCGACCCGACCATGCTGGTGGACGGCCAGCCCGCCGCCCGCCACGGCGACAAGACCGCCTGCGGCGCCACCTTGATCGCCAGCCAGAGCAACAGCACGGACATCTGA
- a CDS encoding M15 family metallopeptidase, whose product MLPAVVIYFVLACALLGLVFLPEPRAWVASRLGLLAGATRAAVRQSTSRWQRGCDHTSRQAAAAASAGVSWMRRRWPLWSAAVALLLIPPTVVYLLRDRHQPEGYVDLADNPTLVGQLLEGEQLVAPPALPPEVFTTAEVQQSRPLLSSADRKWELLDHDFRQRLLMAFKIMKEQHGYDMALLEGYRSPERQAMLQNMGTHVTHAGPYQSYHQFGLAADCAFYRNGKLVISERDPWAMRGYELYGEVAASLGLTWGGAWKMRDLGHVELRRPGVKPRNQ is encoded by the coding sequence ATGCTGCCCGCAGTCGTGATTTATTTCGTGCTCGCCTGCGCGTTGCTCGGTCTGGTGTTCCTGCCCGAGCCGCGCGCCTGGGTGGCATCGCGACTCGGCCTGCTGGCCGGCGCGACCCGTGCGGCGGTCCGGCAGTCCACCTCACGCTGGCAGCGCGGTTGCGACCACACCTCACGACAGGCGGCGGCCGCGGCGAGTGCCGGCGTCAGCTGGATGCGCCGCCGCTGGCCCCTGTGGAGCGCGGCCGTGGCCCTGCTGTTGATACCGCCCACCGTGGTCTATCTGCTGCGCGACCGGCACCAGCCGGAGGGCTACGTCGACCTGGCCGACAACCCCACCCTCGTCGGCCAGTTGCTGGAAGGCGAGCAGCTGGTGGCCCCGCCAGCACTGCCACCCGAGGTGTTCACCACCGCCGAGGTGCAGCAAAGCCGCCCGCTGCTGTCCAGCGCCGACCGCAAGTGGGAACTGCTCGACCACGATTTCCGCCAGCGCCTGCTGATGGCCTTCAAGATCATGAAGGAACAGCATGGCTACGACATGGCGCTGCTGGAGGGCTACCGCAGCCCCGAGCGGCAGGCCATGCTGCAGAACATGGGCACGCATGTGACCCACGCCGGGCCGTACCAGAGCTACCACCAGTTCGGTTTGGCGGCCGACTGCGCCTTCTATCGCAACGGCAAGCTCGTGATCAGCGAGCGCGACCCGTGGGCGATGCGGGGCTACGAGCTGTACGGCGAAGTCGCCGCATCACTGGGGCTGACCTGGGGCGGCGCGTGGAAGATGCGAGATTTGGGGCACGTGGAATTGCGGCGACCAGGTGTTAAACCTAGAAACCAGTAG